In Mycobacterium sp. JS623, one genomic interval encodes:
- a CDS encoding sensor histidine kinase — protein MNQQRAGEAPYFRALATQQAALRRVATLVARGVSPSELFPTVAAEMARCLDVRHAVVCAFEPDDALTIVGAYDEDRPAKLRLGERLALDGDSIATRVLSNGRPARIEIRDHTPGSVAGWVRELGLPWRVGAPIVVNGRIWGLAVVGSPLPQPLPLDTEARIGEFADLVATAIAAATTRAALEASLDRISLLAEQQAALRRVATIVACELAPTQVFAAVAEEMARCMRVQNAAVLRYGADGAATIVCRNDPQTAAAAAERYSPEVDHIAAVVLATGQPARVESHNRHAVAAPIVVDGRVWGLAVVASAASQPLPPTTEDHIGGFADLAATAIRNTAVRAELHASRQRVVTAADDARRQLERDLHDGAQQRLVALAIEAGTAKALVPPELDDLTNRLSRIVSGVIDVSEEVSVLSHGIRPAILARGGLGPALKTMVRRCGIDSVTLDLGLDRRLPESVEVAAYYVVAEALANAAKHAQASEITVRAVDNGDTLEISICDNGIGGADFSNGSGLIGLTDRVEALDGRLDVVSPPEVGTSLSVSIPVDRR, from the coding sequence GTGAATCAGCAGCGTGCTGGCGAAGCGCCATACTTCAGGGCGCTGGCTACGCAGCAAGCGGCGTTGCGGCGGGTCGCCACGCTGGTTGCGCGCGGCGTCAGCCCGTCGGAACTGTTTCCGACAGTCGCCGCGGAAATGGCGCGATGCCTTGACGTACGTCACGCGGTGGTATGCGCTTTCGAGCCCGACGATGCACTGACCATCGTCGGCGCGTACGACGAGGATCGCCCGGCGAAGCTCCGGCTGGGAGAACGCCTTGCGTTGGACGGCGACAGCATCGCAACGCGGGTGCTGAGCAACGGTCGCCCCGCACGAATCGAAATTCGCGACCACACCCCAGGTTCCGTTGCAGGCTGGGTCCGCGAGCTCGGGCTGCCGTGGCGGGTAGGTGCGCCGATCGTTGTGAATGGACGGATATGGGGGCTGGCGGTAGTCGGGTCGCCATTGCCGCAACCCCTGCCGCTGGATACGGAGGCGCGTATCGGCGAGTTCGCCGATCTGGTGGCGACCGCGATCGCGGCTGCGACCACCCGCGCCGCATTGGAGGCCAGCCTGGACCGGATCAGTTTGCTCGCCGAGCAGCAGGCGGCATTGCGGCGGGTGGCGACAATAGTGGCCTGTGAGCTGGCCCCGACTCAGGTGTTCGCCGCGGTGGCCGAGGAAATGGCCCGGTGTATGCGGGTCCAGAACGCGGCGGTACTACGTTACGGAGCCGATGGCGCGGCCACGATAGTGTGCCGCAACGACCCGCAAACGGCGGCAGCCGCGGCTGAGCGGTACTCGCCCGAGGTCGACCACATCGCCGCGGTGGTGTTGGCCACTGGTCAGCCGGCGCGCGTCGAGAGCCACAACAGACACGCGGTCGCGGCGCCGATTGTTGTAGATGGTCGAGTATGGGGATTGGCCGTCGTTGCCTCCGCAGCCTCACAGCCGTTGCCCCCCACCACAGAGGACCACATCGGTGGCTTCGCGGATCTGGCCGCCACCGCGATCCGCAACACTGCCGTGCGCGCCGAACTGCACGCGTCGCGCCAGCGGGTCGTCACGGCCGCCGATGACGCACGGCGCCAGCTGGAACGCGACCTGCACGATGGCGCCCAGCAGCGGCTGGTCGCGCTGGCGATTGAAGCGGGCACGGCGAAAGCGCTGGTGCCCCCCGAACTCGATGACCTCACGAACAGGCTGTCCAGAATCGTGTCGGGTGTGATCGACGTTTCAGAAGAAGTTAGCGTTCTCTCCCACGGGATTCGGCCGGCCATCCTGGCCAGGGGCGGATTGGGTCCGGCACTCAAGACGATGGTGCGCCGCTGCGGCATCGATTCGGTGACTCTCGATCTCGGTCTCGATAGACGGTTGCCCGAATCTGTCGAAGTTGCGGCGTATTACGTTGTGGCTGAAGCGCTGGCGAATGCCGCCAAACACGCCCAGGCATCCGAGATAACCGTGCGTGCAGTAGATAACGGCGACACCCTCGAAATCTCCATTTGCGACAACGGTATCGGCGGAGCCGACTTCAGCAACGGATCCGGGCTTATCGGCCTGACAGATCGCGTCGAGGCGCTTGACGGGCGTCTCGACGTCGTCAGTCCACCCGAAGTGGGGACATCGCTGTCCGTTAGCATCCCCGTCGACCGCCGTTGA
- a CDS encoding NAD-dependent malic enzyme, which produces MTTVFPHLPDALATPSVNRGVGFTHEQRRELGLTGRLPSGVLSLEQQAERVWQQLQRLGTDLDRNLLLDQLRSRHEVLYFKVLSDHLTELMPVVYTPTVGEAIQEFSDECRGQRGLYLSIDQPDEIAEAFQTLGLAPDDVDLIVCTDAEAISGIGDWGVNGIEIAVGKLALYTAGGGIDPRRTIAVSLDVGTDNEQLLNDPFYLGNRHLRRRGAAYDEFLENYIQTADRLFPNAILHFEDFGPTNARAILDMYVADYCVFNDDVQGTGAVVMAALYSAEKVTGIAMSDQQVVVFGAGTAGLGIADQIRDVMVSNGATVEQAYARIWPIDKPGLLFDDMDDLHEFQKPYTKNRAKLGVGAAERVGLLDAIKMVSPTILLGCSAVHGAFTREVVEAMVASTPRPVIMPLSNPISLLEAMPADLLAWSDGKALVATGSPIAPVEHDGTSYRIGQANNVLVFPGIGRGIIIAGAQRVTKRMLDAAAKAVAGKADPMEPGASLLPDIKDLRATSTAVAAAVYHAAVEDGVATKKHHDLVRAILNTMWVPEYQAGEEI; this is translated from the coding sequence GTGACCACCGTATTTCCACATTTACCTGATGCATTGGCCACGCCTAGCGTCAATCGCGGCGTCGGGTTCACTCATGAGCAGCGCCGCGAGCTCGGTCTGACCGGCCGGCTTCCCTCCGGAGTGCTGTCCCTGGAGCAGCAAGCAGAACGGGTGTGGCAGCAGCTGCAAAGGCTTGGCACCGATTTGGACCGCAATCTGCTTCTCGATCAGCTGCGCAGCCGTCATGAGGTGCTGTATTTCAAGGTGCTGTCGGATCATCTGACGGAGTTGATGCCGGTGGTGTACACGCCGACGGTCGGGGAGGCGATCCAGGAATTCTCCGACGAGTGCCGCGGTCAGCGGGGCCTCTATCTGTCCATCGACCAACCCGACGAAATCGCCGAAGCCTTCCAGACATTGGGGCTCGCGCCCGACGACGTCGATCTAATCGTGTGCACCGACGCCGAAGCGATCTCGGGCATAGGCGACTGGGGGGTCAATGGCATCGAGATCGCGGTCGGCAAGCTGGCGCTCTACACTGCCGGCGGCGGCATCGACCCGCGGCGCACGATCGCGGTGTCCCTGGATGTCGGCACCGACAACGAGCAATTGCTGAACGACCCGTTCTACCTGGGCAATCGGCATCTCCGGCGGCGTGGAGCCGCATACGACGAGTTCCTCGAGAACTACATTCAAACCGCAGATCGGTTGTTTCCCAACGCGATACTGCATTTCGAGGACTTCGGTCCGACGAATGCGCGTGCCATCCTCGACATGTATGTCGCAGACTACTGCGTGTTCAACGATGATGTGCAGGGCACCGGCGCGGTGGTGATGGCCGCCCTGTATTCGGCGGAGAAGGTCACCGGCATCGCAATGAGCGACCAGCAGGTGGTTGTGTTCGGCGCCGGCACCGCCGGGCTGGGTATCGCCGACCAGATTCGCGACGTCATGGTGTCGAATGGCGCAACCGTCGAGCAGGCCTATGCGCGGATCTGGCCAATCGACAAGCCCGGCTTGCTGTTTGACGATATGGACGACCTACATGAATTTCAGAAGCCCTATACAAAGAACCGCGCGAAGCTGGGTGTGGGCGCCGCAGAGCGGGTGGGGCTGCTCGACGCCATCAAGATGGTCTCACCCACCATCCTGCTGGGATGCTCCGCTGTGCACGGCGCCTTCACCCGGGAGGTCGTCGAGGCGATGGTCGCTTCAACCCCGCGGCCGGTGATCATGCCGCTGTCCAACCCGATATCTCTGCTGGAAGCCATGCCGGCAGACTTGCTGGCCTGGTCGGACGGCAAGGCGCTGGTGGCCACAGGCAGTCCAATCGCGCCGGTGGAACACGACGGCACCTCCTACCGAATTGGCCAAGCCAACAACGTGCTGGTATTCCCAGGGATTGGACGCGGCATCATCATCGCCGGCGCACAGCGGGTCACCAAGAGGATGCTCGACGCGGCCGCGAAAGCCGTTGCCGGCAAGGCTGACCCGATGGAACCGGGCGCGTCGCTACTGCCCGACATCAAGGATCTACGGGCGACCTCCACGGCGGTCGCCGCGGCGGTCTATCACGCCGCCGTCGAAGACGGCGTGGCTACGAAGAAACACCACGACCTCGTGCGGGCGATCCTCAACACCATGTGGGTACCCGAATATCAAGCTGGAGAAGAGATATGA
- a CDS encoding cytochrome d ubiquinol oxidase subunit II, giving the protein MFVGVLAYALFAGADFGSGFYDLTAGSGIRGAEMRTLVDHSIGPVWEANHVWLIYVLVTWWTGFPATFAAATTTLFIPLMLALAGIVLRGANFAFRKHAETFGQARFFGVIFAASSVITPFFLGTVAGAIASGRVPASGYGDPVGSWINPTSLVGGCLAVTTCIFLAGVFLTADAARTGHPELAQRLRRRTLVVGVAAGLIVFTGLFPILHDAPTLSRGLLGAGLPLVVLAAAAGITTIVLLYRRMYSIARAFAVTAVGAVVAAWGVAQYPWILVDQLTIAQAAGAGATLGGLLVVVGLAVVFVLPAFGYLLRLTQTEKRSQT; this is encoded by the coding sequence ATGTTCGTCGGCGTCCTTGCCTATGCTCTCTTCGCCGGGGCCGACTTTGGCTCTGGTTTCTATGATTTGACCGCTGGCAGCGGTATCCGCGGTGCGGAAATGCGGACACTGGTGGACCACAGCATAGGACCGGTGTGGGAAGCCAACCATGTCTGGCTGATCTACGTGCTGGTGACATGGTGGACCGGTTTTCCGGCCACCTTCGCCGCCGCGACAACCACTCTCTTCATCCCGCTCATGCTGGCCTTAGCGGGGATCGTGTTGCGGGGAGCCAATTTCGCCTTCCGTAAGCACGCCGAAACCTTCGGGCAGGCACGGTTTTTCGGCGTGATATTCGCTGCGTCGTCGGTTATCACACCGTTCTTCCTGGGTACAGTGGCCGGGGCGATCGCATCCGGACGGGTACCGGCGAGCGGGTACGGCGACCCGGTCGGCTCCTGGATCAACCCGACATCACTTGTCGGCGGCTGTCTCGCGGTCACCACCTGCATTTTCCTGGCCGGGGTGTTCCTCACTGCCGACGCCGCCCGCACCGGCCACCCGGAATTGGCCCAACGGCTGCGACGACGCACGCTCGTCGTAGGCGTTGCCGCGGGCCTCATCGTGTTCACCGGACTTTTTCCGATCCTGCACGACGCACCGACGCTGAGCCGGGGGCTGCTCGGTGCCGGCCTGCCGCTAGTGGTGCTCGCTGCGGCCGCCGGTATTACCACGATTGTGCTGCTCTATCGCCGAATGTATTCCATTGCACGGGCTTTCGCGGTCACCGCGGTCGGCGCTGTCGTCGCCGCGTGGGGTGTGGCACAGTATCCGTGGATCCTGGTGGATCAGCTCACCATCGCCCAGGCCGCAGGTGCCGGCGCCACCCTGGGCGGACTGCTCGTTGTCGTCGGGCTCGCGGTCGTATTCGTGCTGCCGGCGTTTGGCTACCTACTGCGGCTAACCCAAACAGAGAAGCGGAGCCAAACCTAA
- a CDS encoding acyl-CoA dehydrogenase family protein, with amino-acid sequence MTTTVNGVEPGLVGDFYNFEGLLSDEERKILRKARTFLRDEIKPLVNEAWAKAEFPFELIDKFATSGLGGLAYDGYGDHKPAVTNMLSGMLAVELARLDPSVSVFFGVHNGLAGDSIYDGGNKEQRDRFLPAMTSFKKIGAFGLTEPLSGSDASGGLRTTAKREGDTWVLNGAKRWIGNATFADYVVIYARDLADNNVKGFVVEKGTPGFSPVKIENKVSLRTVQNAEITLTNVRVPEANRLQNINSFKDVAKILRFTRTAVSWMAVGVMVGAYEHALEYAKKREQFGRPIAKFQMIQDLLVKSLANITASWGMVAQLARQQDAGVFDDAQASLAKLYATARMREVVTWCREICGGNGIVLDYDVARYMADSEAIYSFEGTYQMQTLIVGKAITGHSAFV; translated from the coding sequence ATGACCACCACCGTTAACGGCGTCGAACCCGGGCTTGTCGGCGACTTCTACAACTTCGAGGGCCTGCTCTCCGACGAAGAACGCAAGATCTTGCGCAAGGCCCGTACCTTCCTGCGCGATGAGATCAAGCCGCTGGTCAACGAAGCCTGGGCCAAGGCCGAGTTCCCGTTCGAGTTGATCGATAAGTTCGCCACAAGTGGGCTGGGCGGGCTTGCCTACGACGGCTACGGCGACCACAAGCCGGCAGTCACCAACATGCTCAGTGGGATGCTGGCAGTCGAGCTGGCCCGCCTCGACCCGTCGGTGTCGGTGTTCTTTGGTGTGCACAATGGGCTCGCGGGCGACTCGATCTATGACGGCGGCAACAAGGAGCAGCGCGACAGGTTCCTGCCTGCGATGACCTCGTTCAAGAAAATCGGCGCGTTCGGATTGACCGAGCCGCTGAGCGGGTCCGATGCCTCCGGCGGCTTGCGCACCACCGCCAAGCGCGAAGGCGACACCTGGGTGCTCAACGGAGCCAAGCGCTGGATCGGCAACGCCACCTTCGCCGACTATGTGGTGATCTATGCTCGCGACCTCGCCGACAACAACGTCAAAGGGTTCGTTGTGGAGAAGGGCACCCCGGGGTTCAGCCCGGTGAAAATCGAAAACAAGGTGTCGTTGCGGACCGTGCAGAACGCCGAGATCACCCTGACCAATGTGCGGGTGCCCGAGGCCAATCGGCTGCAAAACATCAACTCATTCAAGGATGTTGCCAAGATCCTGCGCTTCACGCGCACCGCGGTGAGTTGGATGGCGGTCGGCGTGATGGTCGGCGCCTACGAACACGCCCTGGAGTACGCAAAGAAGCGTGAGCAGTTTGGGAGGCCGATCGCCAAGTTCCAAATGATCCAGGATCTGCTCGTCAAGAGCCTGGCCAACATCACCGCTTCATGGGGCATGGTGGCGCAGCTGGCCCGGCAACAAGACGCCGGTGTCTTCGATGACGCGCAGGCGTCGCTGGCCAAGTTGTACGCCACCGCCCGGATGCGCGAGGTGGTGACCTGGTGCCGCGAGATCTGCGGCGGCAATGGGATCGTGCTCGACTACGACGTCGCGCGGTACATGGCCGATTCGGAAGCCATCTACTCCTTCGAGGGCACCTACCAGATGCAAACCCTGATCGTCGGCAAAGCGATCACAGGGCACAGCGCCTTCGTGTGA
- a CDS encoding ABC transporter ATP-binding protein, which produces MIVAAMLVETVMSLAAPWPLKAIIDDVAGNQRPPKWIDWLLPLLGGDGKVHIAEAAGIVTVLIAVVAGAAMYAASYFTESMGQRIGSDLRVRLYHHLQKLSLAYYDTTRVGTILSTLTGDVETIQRFASASTLNIFTDTLTLVGMVVVMFWLRWDFALIALAVAPPLAVVVLHVSKAVRTAVRELRIHQSELVSTLQEGLQSMVVVQAFSAEERQEHRVRKANIANVTAWLRAYKMSTLLSPVVSLVIAVCTGLVLWRGSLLILAGTMTLGTLTVFLAYLAKFFQPVRALAEMTNTIAHVSVAFQRVLAVGDADEVIPERPVPKNPPRFRGEVTFEHVQFGYDPAVPVLRDITFAIKPGQMVGIVGPTGSGKSTIISHIARFRDPDAGRITIDGVDIRDYKLRDLRSQIGFVLQDTVLLRGTVRDNIAFGRPDATEKEIVEAAKSASAHEFITRMPVGYDSMIGDRGLTLSGGQRQRIGIARALIRDSPILILDEPTAALDSESEHLVIEALERLMTGRTVITVAHRLSTLRNVDKIIVVKDGVVAEDGTHEQLLALGGVYARLHRLQYQAPA; this is translated from the coding sequence GTGATTGTGGCCGCGATGCTGGTGGAGACCGTGATGAGCCTGGCGGCGCCGTGGCCGTTGAAGGCCATCATCGACGACGTGGCAGGAAATCAACGTCCTCCCAAATGGATTGATTGGCTACTTCCGCTGCTGGGCGGTGATGGCAAGGTCCACATCGCCGAGGCGGCGGGGATCGTGACGGTGCTGATCGCGGTGGTGGCCGGCGCGGCAATGTATGCGGCCAGTTACTTCACCGAAAGTATGGGTCAGCGCATCGGCAGCGATTTGCGGGTGCGGCTATATCACCATCTGCAGAAGCTGTCACTGGCCTATTACGACACCACTCGGGTCGGTACGATCCTGAGCACGCTGACTGGAGATGTGGAGACGATTCAGCGCTTCGCGTCGGCTTCTACGCTCAACATTTTCACCGACACCCTCACACTGGTCGGCATGGTTGTCGTGATGTTCTGGCTGCGCTGGGATTTCGCGCTTATCGCGCTTGCGGTCGCACCGCCGTTAGCCGTCGTCGTCTTGCACGTCAGCAAGGCCGTCCGGACCGCGGTGCGCGAGTTGCGAATCCACCAGTCCGAACTGGTGTCCACCCTTCAGGAAGGCCTCCAGTCGATGGTGGTGGTGCAAGCTTTTTCCGCCGAGGAGCGCCAAGAGCACCGGGTGCGTAAGGCCAACATTGCCAATGTGACCGCGTGGCTGCGCGCGTACAAGATGTCCACGCTGCTTTCGCCGGTGGTCAGTCTGGTGATCGCGGTGTGTACGGGTCTGGTGCTGTGGCGGGGCTCGTTGCTGATCTTGGCAGGCACGATGACCTTGGGCACGCTGACCGTATTTCTCGCTTACCTGGCCAAGTTTTTTCAGCCAGTGCGCGCGCTCGCAGAGATGACCAACACGATCGCGCATGTGTCGGTGGCTTTTCAGCGGGTGCTTGCGGTCGGTGATGCCGACGAGGTCATTCCCGAGCGGCCGGTCCCGAAGAATCCCCCACGGTTTCGCGGTGAGGTGACCTTCGAGCATGTGCAGTTCGGCTATGACCCGGCGGTGCCGGTGCTACGTGATATCACCTTTGCAATCAAGCCTGGCCAGATGGTGGGCATCGTCGGTCCCACGGGTAGCGGCAAATCCACCATCATCAGCCACATCGCGCGCTTCCGCGACCCCGACGCCGGCCGCATCACGATCGACGGAGTGGACATCCGAGACTATAAGCTGCGCGACCTTCGCTCCCAGATCGGCTTTGTGCTGCAGGACACCGTGCTATTGCGCGGGACGGTGCGCGACAACATCGCCTTCGGGCGACCGGATGCCACCGAGAAGGAGATCGTGGAAGCGGCTAAAAGCGCCAGCGCCCACGAGTTCATCACCCGGATGCCTGTGGGCTACGACAGCATGATCGGAGACCGAGGTCTTACCCTCTCGGGTGGTCAACGCCAGCGCATCGGGATCGCCAGGGCCCTGATCCGCGACAGCCCCATCTTGATACTCGACGAGCCCACAGCAGCGCTCGATTCTGAGTCCGAACACCTCGTGATCGAGGCCCTCGAGAGGCTCATGACGGGCCGCACCGTCATCACCGTCGCCCATCGCCTCAGCACATTACGCAACGTCGACAAGATAATCGTCGTCAAGGACGGCGTCGTGGCCGAAGACGGCACGCACGAGCAACTATTGGCACTCGGCGGCGTCTATGCTCGGCTGCACCGTCTGCAATATCAGGCGCCGGCATAG
- a CDS encoding NAD(P)/FAD-dependent oxidoreductase, with product MTATAQQSNPQNATPATSVVIVGSGFAGFECARRLARRLRRAHASHVKVTIVSPVDYMQYSPLLADVAGGLIDPRFVCIPLAGTLKGVQAIRGRVDTVDVDRHALTFTDPEGGVRTLSWDRLVLTPGSVTRLFDIPGLATHARGLKSTAEALYLRDHVLEQLELAQIDDDEARAAARRTIVVVGASYSGSELAAQLRALADAAAKQRGFDRDSVRFVLLDLADHVMPELGLKLGAAAARGLRRRGIEVRMGTTLKEVYADHVVLSDGSRLDTHTVAWVTGVTPSPLIDTLGLETERGRLKVQGSLQVPGHPRVFAAGDAAAVPDLTQPGKITPPTAQHAIRQGKVLARNVAASLGYGKPKDYRHSDKGLVVDLGPRHAVANPLGVQLSGYPAKLVARGYHLYALPRFVNRWAVALAYLTDVFFPRTVLSMGLVSEAAAQFTASEGIELPKAAGAE from the coding sequence ATGACCGCGACCGCGCAACAAAGTAACCCGCAAAACGCGACGCCCGCCACCTCGGTAGTGATTGTCGGTAGCGGGTTCGCCGGCTTCGAGTGCGCGCGCCGGCTGGCTCGACGGCTACGCAGGGCGCATGCCTCGCACGTGAAGGTGACGATTGTTTCGCCGGTCGACTATATGCAGTACTCGCCCCTGCTGGCCGATGTGGCCGGCGGGCTGATCGACCCGCGGTTTGTCTGCATCCCACTCGCCGGAACCCTCAAGGGCGTCCAGGCGATACGCGGCCGGGTGGACACTGTTGACGTGGATCGGCACGCGTTGACGTTCACCGATCCGGAGGGCGGGGTGCGGACGCTGTCGTGGGATCGGCTGGTACTGACGCCAGGGTCGGTGACCCGGTTGTTCGATATACCCGGGTTGGCCACCCATGCGCGGGGCCTGAAGTCGACGGCCGAGGCGCTGTATCTGCGTGATCATGTGCTGGAGCAGTTGGAACTGGCGCAAATCGACGACGACGAGGCGCGGGCGGCCGCGCGGCGCACGATTGTTGTTGTCGGCGCATCGTATTCCGGTTCCGAGTTGGCGGCGCAGCTGCGCGCCCTTGCCGATGCCGCCGCGAAGCAGAGGGGCTTCGATCGTGACTCGGTGCGGTTTGTGCTGCTGGACCTGGCCGACCACGTGATGCCCGAGCTGGGACTGAAACTCGGTGCTGCGGCGGCGCGTGGGCTGCGCCGTCGCGGCATCGAAGTCCGGATGGGCACGACGCTCAAGGAGGTGTACGCCGATCACGTTGTGCTCAGCGACGGTTCCCGTCTTGACACCCACACCGTGGCGTGGGTGACGGGCGTAACCCCGTCACCGTTGATCGACACGCTGGGCTTGGAAACCGAGCGGGGCCGACTGAAAGTACAAGGCAGCCTACAGGTACCGGGCCATCCCCGCGTGTTCGCCGCCGGTGACGCCGCCGCTGTTCCCGACCTGACCCAGCCCGGCAAGATCACTCCGCCCACCGCTCAGCACGCGATCCGGCAGGGTAAGGTGTTGGCCCGCAACGTCGCCGCCAGTCTCGGTTACGGCAAACCAAAGGACTACCGCCACAGCGACAAGGGATTGGTCGTCGACCTGGGCCCCCGTCACGCCGTCGCCAACCCGCTGGGAGTGCAGCTGTCGGGCTATCCCGCCAAGCTCGTCGCCCGCGGCTATCACCTCTATGCCCTGCCCAGATTCGTCAACCGCTGGGCGGTGGCGCTCGCCTACCTCACCGACGTCTTTTTCCCCCGCACCGTGCTGTCGATGGGGTTGGTTTCGGAGGCTGCCGCTCAATTCACGGCGAGCGAAGGCATTGAGCTACCGAAAGCCGCCGGAGCGGAATGA
- a CDS encoding cytochrome ubiquinol oxidase subunit I, translated as MTFNDSIMRLAADAPPGLFPAREQMAVSLGWHIILACFGVAFPMMIFVMYRRGIVRNDKVALRLAKRWSKVTAVLFAIGAVSGTVLSFEMGLLWPGLMGRFGDVLGLPFAFEGLSFFVEAIFLGIFLYGWDRMRPRLHLLMLVPIATAGIVGTFCVVSVNAWMNNPTGFTLRDGVVDDINPWAVMFNDSVWLQFLHMWVGAFMVVGLVVSGVYAAGFLRGRSDAHHRLGFTVPFAFASVATLVQPLIGHVLGLQAGAHQPAKLAAWELAAITEPGPAPLKFGGFLIDGQVRWALVIPKIGSLISRGSYDAAVPGLDRVPRADWPPVNLTHWSFQSMVGIGTLLALGVLLFWVARRRDRDLLGNRWFLRFCVIAGPLAIAALELGWVTTEVGRQPWVVWHVLRTTDAASKSTGIWWSYAGVLILYTGMTIAAYVVLRSMAGRWRAGDEDLPSPYAPAVVAAPSHGPQSVPVQ; from the coding sequence ATGACATTCAACGACTCCATCATGAGGCTGGCGGCCGACGCGCCGCCGGGACTGTTCCCTGCCCGTGAGCAGATGGCGGTGTCGCTGGGATGGCACATCATCCTGGCATGTTTCGGGGTGGCGTTCCCGATGATGATTTTTGTGATGTACCGGCGCGGGATCGTGCGCAACGACAAGGTCGCGCTGCGGCTGGCCAAGCGGTGGTCGAAGGTCACGGCGGTGTTGTTCGCGATCGGCGCGGTGTCGGGAACGGTGCTCAGTTTCGAGATGGGTCTGTTGTGGCCAGGGTTGATGGGCCGTTTCGGCGACGTCCTGGGTCTACCGTTTGCGTTTGAAGGATTGTCCTTCTTCGTTGAGGCCATCTTCTTGGGCATCTTCCTGTATGGCTGGGACCGCATGCGCCCTCGACTGCATTTGCTCATGCTGGTTCCGATCGCGACCGCGGGCATCGTCGGCACTTTTTGTGTCGTGTCGGTGAACGCCTGGATGAACAACCCCACCGGGTTCACGCTCCGCGACGGGGTGGTCGACGACATCAACCCTTGGGCGGTGATGTTCAACGACAGTGTGTGGCTGCAGTTTCTGCACATGTGGGTCGGCGCGTTCATGGTGGTCGGGCTGGTGGTGTCCGGGGTATATGCAGCTGGGTTTCTGCGGGGGCGCAGCGACGCCCATCACCGCCTGGGCTTCACCGTGCCATTCGCGTTCGCCAGCGTGGCCACCCTCGTGCAACCACTCATCGGGCACGTGCTGGGCCTGCAGGCCGGCGCGCACCAGCCGGCCAAACTCGCGGCGTGGGAGCTCGCGGCCATCACCGAGCCAGGGCCCGCACCACTGAAATTCGGTGGGTTTCTGATCGATGGCCAGGTGCGATGGGCATTGGTCATTCCGAAGATTGGTTCGCTCATCTCGCGTGGCTCATATGACGCGGCGGTTCCGGGTCTCGACAGGGTGCCACGAGCCGATTGGCCGCCGGTCAACCTCACGCACTGGTCGTTTCAGTCGATGGTGGGGATCGGCACCCTGCTCGCGTTGGGTGTTCTGCTGTTCTGGGTGGCTCGCCGTCGCGACCGCGACCTGCTGGGCAACCGCTGGTTCTTACGGTTCTGCGTCATCGCGGGACCGCTGGCCATCGCTGCACTCGAACTAGGCTGGGTGACAACGGAAGTGGGCCGTCAGCCGTGGGTTGTATGGCACGTGCTGCGCACTACCGATGCGGCCAGCAAGAGCACCGGAATCTGGTGGAGCTACGCTGGGGTGCTCATCCTCTACACCGGCATGACCATCGCGGCTTACGTGGTGCTGCGGTCGATGGCCGGGCGCTGGCGCGCCGGCGATGAGGACCTGCCAAGCCCGTATGCCCCGGCCGTCGTGGCCGCCCCGTCGCATGGACCGCAATCGGTGCCGGTCCAATGA